A stretch of Malus sylvestris chromosome 11, drMalSylv7.2, whole genome shotgun sequence DNA encodes these proteins:
- the LOC126588271 gene encoding uncharacterized protein LOC126588271, with the protein MKNDMTAAVVARNLLTPKDNRLLSKRSDELAVKDSLALSVQCAGSVSNMAQRLFARTRQVESLAAEVMSLKQEIRGLKHENKQLHRLAHDYATNMKRKLDQMKESDGQVLLDHQRFVGLFQRHLLPSSSGAVPRNEAPNDQPLMPPPSRVLSSTEAPNDPPPVPSLSGALPTAETSPNQPL; encoded by the exons atgaagaatgatatgaccgctgcggtagtggccaggaaccttctcactcccaaagataacagactactttccaaacggtctgatgagttggctgttaaggattctctggctctcagtgttcagtgtgcaggttctgtgtctaatatggcccaacgcctatttgctcgaacccgccaagttgaatcattggcggctgaagtgatgagtcttaaacag gagattagagggctcaagcatgagaataaacagttgcaccggctcgcacatgactatgctacaaacatgaagaggaagcttgaccagatgaaggaatctgatggtcaggttttacttgatcatcagagatttgtgggtttgttccaaaggcatttattgccttcgtcttctggggctgtaccgcgtaatgaagctccaaatgatcaacctctgatgcctcctccttctagggttttgtccagtactgaggctccgaatgatccccctccggtgccttctctttctggggctctaccgactgctgagacttctcctaatcaacctttgtga